Proteins found in one Camelus bactrianus isolate YW-2024 breed Bactrian camel chromosome X, ASM4877302v1, whole genome shotgun sequence genomic segment:
- the IDS gene encoding iduronate 2-sulfatase codes for MLPPSRGLLWFGLVLGSVCASLESAAPGNSAADALNVLLIIVDDLRPSLGCYRDKLIRSPNIDQLASHSLLFQNAFAQQAVCAPSRVSFLTGRRPDTTRLYDFSSYWRVHAGNFSTIPQYFKENGYVTLSVGKVFHPGISSNHSDDSPYSWSLPAYHPSSEKYENTKTCRGPDGELHANLLCPVDVADVPEGTLPDKQSTEQAIRLLEKMKTSASPFFLAVGYHKPHIPFRYPKEFQKLYPLENITLAPDPQVPAGLPPVAYNPWMDIRQREDVQALNLSMPYGPVPADFQRKIRQSYFASVSYVDTQVGQLLSALDELQLASSTVVVLTSDHGWALGEHGEWAKYSNFDVTTRVPLMFYVPGRTAPLPEAGEKLFPYIDPFDSASEPMEPGRQAVDLVELLSLFPTLAGLAGLRVPPRCPIPSFHVQLCREGRNLLKHFQFRAVEGDPPVHANPRELVAYSQYPRPADSPQWNSDKPSLKDIKIMGYSIRTIDYRYTVWVGFNPQEFLANFSDIHAGELYFVDSDPLQDHNVYNDSQGGALPWSLMP; via the exons ATGCTGCCGCCCAGCCGGGGCCTGCTCTGGTTTGGCCTGGTGCTGGGTTCTGTCTGCGCCTCCCTGGAGTCCGCGGCGCCGGGCAACTCCGCCGCAG ATGCTCTGAATGTCCTTCTAATCATCGTGGATGACCTGCGTCCCTCCCTGGGCTGTTACAGGGACAAACTCATAAGGTCCCCAAACATTGACCAACTGGCATCCCACAGCCTCCTCTTCCAGAATGCCTTTGCCCAG caaGCCGTGTGTGCCCCGAGCCGTGTGTCCTTCCTCACCGGGAGGAGACCAGACACCACCCGCCTGTACGACTTCAGCTCCTACTGGAGGGTGCACGCTGGGAACTTCTCCACCATCCCCCAGTACTTCAAGGAGAATGGCTACGTGACCTTGTCGGTGGGAAAAGTCTTTCACCCTG gaATATCTTCCAATCATAGTGACGATTCTCCATATAGCTGGTCTCTTCCAGCCTATCACCCCTCCTCTGAAAAGTATGAAAACACCAAG ACGTGTAGGGGCCCAGATGGAGAACTCCATGCCAACCTGCTTTGCCCCGTGGATGTGGCAGATGTGCCTGAGGGCACCTTGCCTGACAAACAGAGCACCGAGCAAGCCATACGATTGTTGGAGAAGATGAAGACGTCGGCCAGTCCTTTCTTCCTGGCTGTGGGGTATCATAAGCCACACATCCCCTTCAGATACCCCAAG GAGTTTCAGAAGTTGTACCCCTTGGAGAACATCACGCTGGCTCCTGACCCCCAGGTCCCTGCTGGCCTCCCTCCCGTGGCCTACAACCCCTGGATGGACATCAGGCAGCGGGAGGACGTCCAGGCCTTAAACCTCAGCATGCCCTACGGCCCGGTTCCCGCGGACTTTCAG CGGAAAATCCGCCAGAGCTACTTCGCCTCTGTTTCGTATGTGGACACGCAGGTCGGCCAGCTTCTGAGCGCTCTGGATGAGCTTCAGCTGGCCAGCAGCACGGTCGTGGTGCTCACCTCGGATCACG GGTGGGCTCTGGGTGAGCACGGAGAATGGGCCAAGTACAGCAATTTTGACGTCACTACTCGCGTGCCCCTGATGTTCTATGTTCCGGGAAGGACGGCTCCACTTCCGGAGGCCGGAGAGAAGCTTTTCCCATACATCGACCCCTTTGATTCCGCCTCAGAACCGATGGAGCCAG GCCGGCAAGCCGTGGACCTCGTGGAGCTTCTCTCGCTCTTCCCCACACTCGCAGGACTTGCCGGACTGCGCGTCCCTCCCCGCTGCCCCATCCCCTCATTTCATGTTCAGCTGTGCCGAGAAGGCCGGAACCTTCTGAAGCATTTTCAGTTCCGTGCCGTGGAAGGGGATCCGCCCGTCCACGCTAATCCCCGTGAGTTGGTTGCCTATAGCCAGTACCCCCGGCCTGCAGACTCTCCTCAGTGGAATTCTGACAAGCCCagtttaaaagacataaaaatcatGGGCTATTCCATACGCACGATAGACTATAGGTATACTGTGTGGGTTGGCTTCAATCCCCAGGAGTTTCTGGCTAACTTTTCAGACATCCATGCAGGGGAACTGTATTTTGTAGACTCTGACCCTTTGCAGGACCACAACGTGTATAATGACTCCCAGGGTGGAGCCCTTCCCTGGTCATTGATGCCTTGA